A genomic segment from Eriocheir sinensis breed Jianghai 21 chromosome 46, ASM2467909v1, whole genome shotgun sequence encodes:
- the LOC126981031 gene encoding uncharacterized protein LOC126981031 isoform X1, with product MMDIAAGRLTRQDYLVELNNFIMSSNSVIRRFTEDIGWASPPASNTNMTHLLAEVQSQLMKTPEPEGINEYSEEPLLPSAASSPSIFSVRIDTETQRNLLLPYKKNALPDLRPPPTSAGELTANFTREERLTLYEYTLKNAAPVAVPSELLPVEVANSESQPKELSELELKKAMRDFKRRRQAYRTKVSTKNKSQIEITREIIHSMMGLFGGDEPVLPGTPNVSAPTCSPDGGSDSHSLDKQARSAASTHNLDINSKRVRDVRYSKWQVHRMKRKEQESHKSRNSDDTLKDEEYSNTCSEQGLYSLKYEKKFRTIDMKDNIKNEGNEGDWPYDKYQSRHKNKHTSRKSNQSRERKRMKSGSESEARHNEYREVKRDREGCVIEKHEDMRGHYRESSSGNSQKRERSKRDHKHEHHSSRENSKGSRNNESKGC from the exons ATGATGGACATCGCTGCAGGGAGACTGACCCGACAGGACTATCTCGTCGAATTGAACAACTTTATTATGTCATCCAATTCAGTTATAAGACGGTTCACAGAAGACATCGGCTGGGCAAGTCCCCCAGCCAGCAACACCAACATGACACACCTCCTGGCAGAG GTGCAGAGCCAGCTGATGAAAACCCCCGAGCCTGAGGGCATCAATGAGTACAGTGAGGAGCCTCTGCTTCCTTCAGCTGCATCATCACCATCCATCTTTTCTGTTAGGATTG ATACTGAAACACAAAGGAATCTTCTGCttccatataaaaaaaatg CACTACCTGACCTGCGTCCACCACCAACCTCGGCGGGGGAGCTAACTGCTAATTTCACCAGGGAAGAGAGGCTCACCCTTTATGAATACACCCTGAAAAATGCTGCCCCTGTGGCAGTACCTTCAGAGCTACTTCCAGTG GAAGTGGCTAATTCTGAAAGTCAGCCCAAAGAGCTGTCAGAACTTGAGCTGAAGAAAGCCATGAGAGACTTCAAGAGACGCCGCCAAGCCTACAGAACCAAAGTATCTACCAAAAACAAGAGTCAGATTGAG ATCACTCGAGAAATCATTCACAGCATGATGGGTTTGTTTGGTGGTGACGAACCAGTCTTGCCTGGCACTCCAAATGTTTCTGCACCAACATGCAGCCCAGATGGTGGTAGTGATTCACACAGTTTGGATAAGCAAGCAAGATCTGCAGCTTCAACACACAACCTTGACATAAACTCTAAAAGGGTGAGAGATGTACGTTACTCAAAATGGCAAGTACAtcgaatgaagaggaaggagcaaGAAAGTCACAAAAGCAGAAATTCAGATGATACACTAAAAGATGAAGAATATAGTAATACATGTTCTGAACAGGGTTTATATTCattaaaatatgaaaagaagtttAGGACAATAGATATGAAAGATAATATAAAAAATGAAGGTAATGAAGGTGACTGGCCTTATGACAAATACCAGTCAAGACACAAAAATAAGCATACTAGTAGGAAATCAAATCagagcagagaaaggaaaagaatgaaaagtggAAGTGAATCAGAAGCCAGGCACAATGAGTACAGAGAAGTTaaaagggatagagagggatGTGTTATAGAGAAGCATGAAGACATGAGAGGACATTACAGAGAGTCGTCTTCAGGTAATTctcagaagagagaaagaagtaagagagatcATAAACATGAGCACCACAGCAGCAGAGAGAACAGTAAAGGTAGCAGGAATAATGAATCAAAGGGATGCTGA
- the LOC126981031 gene encoding uncharacterized protein LOC126981031 isoform X2 yields MKTPEPEGINEYSEEPLLPSAASSPSIFSVRIDTETQRNLLLPYKKNALPDLRPPPTSAGELTANFTREERLTLYEYTLKNAAPVAVPSELLPVEVANSESQPKELSELELKKAMRDFKRRRQAYRTKVSTKNKSQIEITREIIHSMMGLFGGDEPVLPGTPNVSAPTCSPDGGSDSHSLDKQARSAASTHNLDINSKRVRDVRYSKWQVHRMKRKEQESHKSRNSDDTLKDEEYSNTCSEQGLYSLKYEKKFRTIDMKDNIKNEGNEGDWPYDKYQSRHKNKHTSRKSNQSRERKRMKSGSESEARHNEYREVKRDREGCVIEKHEDMRGHYRESSSGNSQKRERSKRDHKHEHHSSRENSKGSRNNESKGC; encoded by the exons ATGAAAACCCCCGAGCCTGAGGGCATCAATGAGTACAGTGAGGAGCCTCTGCTTCCTTCAGCTGCATCATCACCATCCATCTTTTCTGTTAGGATTG ATACTGAAACACAAAGGAATCTTCTGCttccatataaaaaaaatg CACTACCTGACCTGCGTCCACCACCAACCTCGGCGGGGGAGCTAACTGCTAATTTCACCAGGGAAGAGAGGCTCACCCTTTATGAATACACCCTGAAAAATGCTGCCCCTGTGGCAGTACCTTCAGAGCTACTTCCAGTG GAAGTGGCTAATTCTGAAAGTCAGCCCAAAGAGCTGTCAGAACTTGAGCTGAAGAAAGCCATGAGAGACTTCAAGAGACGCCGCCAAGCCTACAGAACCAAAGTATCTACCAAAAACAAGAGTCAGATTGAG ATCACTCGAGAAATCATTCACAGCATGATGGGTTTGTTTGGTGGTGACGAACCAGTCTTGCCTGGCACTCCAAATGTTTCTGCACCAACATGCAGCCCAGATGGTGGTAGTGATTCACACAGTTTGGATAAGCAAGCAAGATCTGCAGCTTCAACACACAACCTTGACATAAACTCTAAAAGGGTGAGAGATGTACGTTACTCAAAATGGCAAGTACAtcgaatgaagaggaaggagcaaGAAAGTCACAAAAGCAGAAATTCAGATGATACACTAAAAGATGAAGAATATAGTAATACATGTTCTGAACAGGGTTTATATTCattaaaatatgaaaagaagtttAGGACAATAGATATGAAAGATAATATAAAAAATGAAGGTAATGAAGGTGACTGGCCTTATGACAAATACCAGTCAAGACACAAAAATAAGCATACTAGTAGGAAATCAAATCagagcagagaaaggaaaagaatgaaaagtggAAGTGAATCAGAAGCCAGGCACAATGAGTACAGAGAAGTTaaaagggatagagagggatGTGTTATAGAGAAGCATGAAGACATGAGAGGACATTACAGAGAGTCGTCTTCAGGTAATTctcagaagagagaaagaagtaagagagatcATAAACATGAGCACCACAGCAGCAGAGAGAACAGTAAAGGTAGCAGGAATAATGAATCAAAGGGATGCTGA
- the LOC126981031 gene encoding uncharacterized protein LOC126981031 isoform X3, with the protein MYEDPVYPFMAQIHLLRNLSCVSQFEIFIIPSLFCISLPDLRPPPTSAGELTANFTREERLTLYEYTLKNAAPVAVPSELLPVEVANSESQPKELSELELKKAMRDFKRRRQAYRTKVSTKNKSQIEITREIIHSMMGLFGGDEPVLPGTPNVSAPTCSPDGGSDSHSLDKQARSAASTHNLDINSKRVRDVRYSKWQVHRMKRKEQESHKSRNSDDTLKDEEYSNTCSEQGLYSLKYEKKFRTIDMKDNIKNEGNEGDWPYDKYQSRHKNKHTSRKSNQSRERKRMKSGSESEARHNEYREVKRDREGCVIEKHEDMRGHYRESSSGNSQKRERSKRDHKHEHHSSRENSKGSRNNESKGC; encoded by the exons ATGTATGAGGATCCTGTGTATCCTTTTATGGCACAAATTCACCTTCTAAGAAATTTGTCATGTGTTTCTCAATTTGAAATTTTCATCATCCCATCACTTTTTTGTATTT CACTACCTGACCTGCGTCCACCACCAACCTCGGCGGGGGAGCTAACTGCTAATTTCACCAGGGAAGAGAGGCTCACCCTTTATGAATACACCCTGAAAAATGCTGCCCCTGTGGCAGTACCTTCAGAGCTACTTCCAGTG GAAGTGGCTAATTCTGAAAGTCAGCCCAAAGAGCTGTCAGAACTTGAGCTGAAGAAAGCCATGAGAGACTTCAAGAGACGCCGCCAAGCCTACAGAACCAAAGTATCTACCAAAAACAAGAGTCAGATTGAG ATCACTCGAGAAATCATTCACAGCATGATGGGTTTGTTTGGTGGTGACGAACCAGTCTTGCCTGGCACTCCAAATGTTTCTGCACCAACATGCAGCCCAGATGGTGGTAGTGATTCACACAGTTTGGATAAGCAAGCAAGATCTGCAGCTTCAACACACAACCTTGACATAAACTCTAAAAGGGTGAGAGATGTACGTTACTCAAAATGGCAAGTACAtcgaatgaagaggaaggagcaaGAAAGTCACAAAAGCAGAAATTCAGATGATACACTAAAAGATGAAGAATATAGTAATACATGTTCTGAACAGGGTTTATATTCattaaaatatgaaaagaagtttAGGACAATAGATATGAAAGATAATATAAAAAATGAAGGTAATGAAGGTGACTGGCCTTATGACAAATACCAGTCAAGACACAAAAATAAGCATACTAGTAGGAAATCAAATCagagcagagaaaggaaaagaatgaaaagtggAAGTGAATCAGAAGCCAGGCACAATGAGTACAGAGAAGTTaaaagggatagagagggatGTGTTATAGAGAAGCATGAAGACATGAGAGGACATTACAGAGAGTCGTCTTCAGGTAATTctcagaagagagaaagaagtaagagagatcATAAACATGAGCACCACAGCAGCAGAGAGAACAGTAAAGGTAGCAGGAATAATGAATCAAAGGGATGCTGA